In a single window of the bacterium genome:
- a CDS encoding DUF4234 domain-containing protein, with protein METRPVPEFRMHPVVVLLLSFLTCGLFLIYWNYKAAEVLNAVAGRELLAPVLAAVSGCCLPLNLFFYYQCGKGLEALGERTSRPELKNLSVLLLVLGFFVPMVAAMIVQQHINELYEA; from the coding sequence ATGGAAACCCGACCCGTTCCCGAGTTTCGGATGCACCCGGTCGTCGTCCTGCTTCTCTCGTTCCTCACCTGCGGGCTGTTCCTGATCTACTGGAACTACAAGGCCGCGGAGGTGCTCAACGCGGTCGCCGGACGCGAGTTGCTGGCCCCCGTGCTCGCCGCCGTTTCCGGCTGCTGCCTGCCGCTGAACCTGTTCTTCTACTACCAGTGCGGCAAGGGGCTCGAGGCGCTCGGCGAACGGACGAGCCGTCCCGAGCTGAAGAACCTCTCCGTGCTGCTGCTGGTCCTCGGCTTCTTCGTGCCGATGGTCGCGGCGATGATCGTGCAGCAGCACATCAACGAGCTGTACGAGGCCTGA